One genomic region from Anopheles bellator chromosome 2, idAnoBellAS_SP24_06.2, whole genome shotgun sequence encodes:
- the LOC131210408 gene encoding rac GTPase-activating protein 1 encodes MELSLVAQFDELRRSCDVLRDGAAEIEFLRFVQLQDECRTQWLKLTEETQRLQREQDNALRSISNLESKLFHARKLLETESKARRLAEKECDTMEHKMMAVFDIVRNEQTLRDETRVRLAQYAAEPSRKSRHGHSHLDREMENNFNSSGSFMCDLSLTQSEDDLLEPLKVQAKRKTWKKHRPSYTNNNNSFKSPQPPEVKRVEINSAATTKDYGRVGVEGEIIAHAKVSVPTGIDGGPILAESTFRTTAPQQQQQHLAVPLSSCPSPSSTAATVINVAPTVDLKQTPTKAIIQRQHDLCGKTFLTSDTCNQCQERIRFGSNGLRCRGCKANFHSYCRDKISFPCAPQQAKGSARRGTVAATAAGATPQAPGALSLLEDYCPSSSPRIPALIVHCVSEIENRGLAEVGLYRMSGAERDVRTLKEKFLRGKSIPALGQLDIHVLCGCIKDFLRTLREPLIPASLLPEFSRIVANNPSPNKERVREQMCQIIERMPTANRDTLAFLMLHFQRVAQSAATMMPVDNLSRVFGPTICGYSRPDLGMQDTFAETIVQFSIVQTMLSIATDYWSQFITLQTGSNTDVENIPPAPNTQRNVGQQPSMVDKARYQETPILRRPRKDRKYYATPPYRTSKEN; translated from the coding sequence ATGGAATTATCGTTGGTGGCCCAATTTGACGAGCTGCGGCGTTCGTGCGATGTACTGCGTGACGGGGCGGCCGAAATAGAGTTTCTGCGCTTCGTCCAGCTGCAGGACGAATGCCGGACGCAGTGGTTGAAATTGACCGAAGAAACCCAACGCCTGCAGCGGGAGCAGGACAATGCGCTGCGCAGCATATCGAACCTGGAGTCGAAACTATTCCATGCCCGTAAGCTGCTTGAAACGGAGTCGAAAGCCCGTCGACTGGCGGAAAAAGAGTGCGATACGATGGAACACAAGATGATGGCCGTGTTTGATATCGTGCGCAATGAGCAAACCCTGCGCGACGAGACCCGCGTCCGGCTGGCACAGTATGCGGCGGAACCTAGCCGCAAATCTCGCCATGGCCACAGCCACCTGGAccgcgaaatggaaaacaatttcaactCAAGCGGATCGTTTATGTGCGATCTGTCGCTTACACAGTCGGAAGACGATTTACTTGAGCCTTTGAAGGTGCAGGCAAAGCGAAAGACCTGGAAGAAGCACCGACCTTCGTacacgaacaacaacaacagctttaAGAGTCCCCAGCCACCAGAAGTGAAACGGGTAGAAATAAATTCGGCAGCAACTACGAAAGACTACGGTCGGGTTGGAGTAGAGGGAGAAATCATTGCCCACGCCAAGGTTAGCGTGCCGACAGGCATTGACGGTGGGCCCATCCTCGCTGAATCTACATTCCGCACAACGGcaccgcaacagcagcagcagcaccttgcGGTTCCACTATCCAGCTGTCCGTCGCCGAGCTCGACAGCGGCCACTGTCATTAATGTTGCACCGACCGTTGATCTGAAGCAAACCCCGACGAAAGCGATCATCCAACGGCAGCACGATCTGTGCGGTAAGACCTTCCTCACTTCGGACACTTGCAATCAATGCCAAGAGCGGATCCGTTTCGGCAGCAACGGCTTACGATGCCGTGGGTGTAAGGCAAACTTCCACAGCTATTGCCGCGACAAGATATCATTTCCGTGTGCTCCGCAGCAAGCGAAAGGATCCGCCCGCCGTGGAACGGTCGCGGCCACCGCAGCAGGAGCGACGCCGCAGGCTCCCGGGGCCCTGTCGCTCCTTGAAGACTACTGCCCTTCGTCGAGCCCTCGCATTCCCGCACTGATCGTGCACTGTGTGAGCGAGATCGAAAATCGTGGCCTTGCCGAGGTCGGCCTTTACCGGATGTCCGGTGCAGAGCGAGATGTACGAACGCTAAAGGAAAAGTTTCTACGAGGCAAATCCATTCCTGCGCTCGGGCAACTCGACATTCATGTGCTGTGCGGTTGCATTAAGGACTTTTTGCGTACGCTGCGTGAACCGCTCATTCCGGCATCACTGCTGCCCGAGTTTTCGCGCATCGTTGCCAACAATCCGAGCCCGAACAAGGAGCGCGTCCGGGAGCAGATGTGCCAGATCATAGAGCGCATGCCGACCGCGAACCGGGACACCCTTGCCTTCCTGATGTTGCACTTTCAGCGAGTGGCTCAGTCGGCGGCCACCATGATGCCGGTGGACAATTTGTCACGCGTTTTCGGGCCCACCATCTGCGGCTACTCGCGCCCTGATCTTGGCATGCAAGATACGTTCGCGGAAACGATTGTACAGTTCAGCATTGTGCAGACGATGCTCAGCATCGCCACGGACTACTGGAGCCAGTTCATCACATTGCAAACGGGATCGAATACCGACGTAGAGAATATACCGCCCGCGCCCAACACGCAGCGCAACGTCGGTCAGCAGCCGTCGATGGTTGATAAGGCGCGATACCAGGAAACACCAATCTTGCGTCGACCACGCAAAGATAGAAAGTACTACGCGACGCCACCGTATCGAACATCTAAGGAGAATTGA